TTTATAAAACTCAAATACATTGCTTGCACCAAAGACAACAATATTAAAATTACCTTTTTTACCATATAAAAAATATTTTATTATAATTTCAGGTGAGATACCTGAAGCATCACCCATACTTATACCAATTATTGGCTTATTTTTCATAAAATTCCTCGCTTAAAATATCGTATAATAAAGGAGATTGGGATTTATTTATAACTTTTTCTGGTAAACCCAAAACTTTGTAGACTACCTTTTTAGAAGGAAAGTATATAGTAATAATATCATTTACCTTTACATTGCTTTGGGCTTTTGCCTTTGAATCATTTAAAAAAACAAAACCATCATTGCACATCTGTTTTGCGAGCGTACGTCTTTTAACAATACGCGATTGTTTTAAAAAAAGATCAATTCTCATCAAAAGTGCTAATATCCATAGAGCTTTTTATCCCGCTTAACCAGCTCGAAAATCTCTCATTTAATTTTTCTTCAAATAATAAATTTCTAATTTTATCTTTTACATCGTCAAATGACAAATTTACATTTTTTTTATCTAAAACTTTAATAATAAAGTAACCATTGGTAGATTCTATTATTGGACTAATTTGGCCAACCTGCATTTTTTCTATGATACCTTGTAGCTGTTTATTAATATCTGCTACATAGAGTTGTTTTGGTCCATTTTTATTTATTGAGTATTTTTCTTTTACGCTATCAAAACTAGACCCCAGCTTCAATTGCTTCATTGCTTCTTCAATATCAGGTTTGCTTTTTGTCTCTATTATATCTAATGTAACCGTGCTTTGGTTAAATAAATCTGGGTGATTGTTGTAAAAATTTTTGATTTCTTTTTCATCAATCTGGATTGTTGGGGCAAAAATTTTTTGCATAACTTTTAGTTTATATGCATTGAATTTTGCAAATTCTTTGTAATAATCGTAACTTAAACCTTCCTGTTTTATTTTTTGCTCTAATTCATCTTTTGTTAATTTATTATTTTTTGCAACGTTTTCTATAAATTCATTTATATCCTGGTCCGTTAATACAATACCATCTTTTTTTGCAATATCTTCTATTACATAATCGTTAATAACTTCATTTAGCAATTGTTTTTCATCTTTTGCATGGTAAAATGGCGCAAGCTCTTTTAAGTCATAAGTTGTAATGGGCCTATCGTTTACTGTGGCAACAATTTTGTCAATCACTTCGGCTCTAGCAATATTAGCCAAAAAAAACAAACCTGTAATAAAAACTAAAATTTTTTTCATAGTCTCTCCTTTTCATAGAATATCAATTTATACAATATTAATCAAGAAGTTTTTTAACACATTTAAGTTATCTTTGTCAATATTTAAAAAAACCATTGTTTCGCTCAAAAATTTTCCTTTCAAAATATTTACCTGTTTTATAAGTTTATCAGTATCAATCTTAGCATCAATATAAAATTGCACTGAAACACCTTTTTTACCAAATATTAAGCTTTTTACAAAAGCCTTTTTTGCATATAGCTTTATAATGCTAATTTCTATAAGTCTTAAAACTATTTTCGGTATTTTGCCATACCTATCTTCAATGTAGGTTTTTATGTTATTTAACTCTTCTTCGCTTTTAGCTTTAGAAATAAGCGTATAAATAGCTGTTTTTTCGTTATCAATATACCAGTCTGGTATATACATATTATCTATAAATTTTATCTCTACTTCGCGCTGCAGATTTTCATTGGAAATTTGAGATAATGCTTCTTGTATTAATTCAACATATAAATCATGCCCAATAGCTTTTAAGTTGCCGCTTTGATCTTTACCAAAAACGTTACCTGCACCTCTGATTTCCAAATCTTTTAACGCTATATTGAAGCCAACCCCTCTTTCCATATATTCTTTTAGCGTAGTAAGTCTCATAGAAGCCTGCTCACTTAGTGGTCCATCGTATAATAAATAAGCAAAAGCTTCTATATCAGAGCGCCCTACTCTACCTCTTAACTGATATAAATCACTTAAGCCAAAATTTTGCGCCTGCGATATAATAATTGTATTTACATGCTTTAGATCCAAACCGGATTCAATAATCGAAGTAGATATTAAAATAGGGAATTTTCTATTTGCAAAATCTGTTATTATCTTTTTTATCTCATTTTTTGGTAATTTTGAGTGAATAATATGTTTTTCATACTCAGGCAGCAATTTATCTAAAGAATCCTTAACTTCATGTATAGTTTCAATTCTATTGTGGACAAAAAAAACACTTCCGTCTCTTGAAAGCTCCCGTTCTATTGCTTCTTTAATTATTTTATCGGTTTGTTTTATTACGTAAGTTTGGATACGTTTTCTCGATAAAGGTGCAGTTTTTATAACGCTTATGCCAAAAATAGAGTTTATTGCCATATTTAATGTGCGCGGAATTGGTGTTGCAGATAGGTAGAGCATATCTACAGTCTCATACTTTTGCTTGAAGTGTTCTTTTATTTTAACACCAAAATGTTGTTCTTCGTCTATAATTACAAGACCTAAATTTCTAAAATTAATATCGGCAAAATACACTGAATGTGTTGAAATCAGAATATCAATACTACCGTCTTCAAGACCATTTTTTATTTTTTCTCTATCCGATTTTTTAGTAAAACTATTTAGAAGTGCGATTTTTACAGGAAAATTTGCAAACCTATCTGTAAATGTACTATAATGTTGCATTGATAGAATTGTTGTAGGTGATATTACAATGCATTGTCTTGAATTAAAACATGCAATAGCGCAAGCTCTCATTGCTACTTCTGTTTTACCAAATGATACATCACCGCAAATTAGTCTTTCCATAGGCGTATTAGAGCGCATGTCATTTTTTACATCTTCAATTGCTTGCAATTGGTCTTGTGTTTCTTGATATTCAAATTCTGCTTCAAATTCTTTTATTTCAATTAAATCTGTATCGTAGGGAGCGCGTGTGAGGATTTTTCTTTTTGCATAGACATTTACAAGTTCTGTAAGTATTTTCTTTATGGCTTTCTGTGCATTTTCTTTTTTTATATGCCATAATTTTGAGTTTAAAGAATCAATTTGAGCCGTACCACTGTATTCAAATAAACAATCAGCGTTTGTTACAGGCACATAAACTTTATCTTGGTTTGCATATTCAATTTCAAAAAAATCCATTAAAGCATCTTCTACTTTTAATGTTTTAATACCTCTATATATTCCTATGCCATAATTTTTATGAGCAATGAGCTTATCCTTTTGAAATTGAACTAGGTGTATCTGTGGAGAAAGCTCCTGGTCTTTTTGAACAGCTACGCCAAATATCTCTTCGAAACTAACAAAGGCTATTTTGCTTGTTCTAAAACCTTTTTTCAGATATCCATTGCTTAAGTAAATACCATACTCATCGTCTGTAACAATTCTGGCACCTTTTGATTGAAGTATGTTTTTCAACTTATCAACACGAAAATCACTTGCACATGCAATTACAACCTTCATTGACCTTGAAAGTTCTATAAGAAAATCTAATTTTTGAGGGGTTGGGATATTTGATGCAAAAATGGTTTCAAACTCATTGATAAAATTCATATAATCTATTGTTTTTTCTTTGAGTATGCGCAAATCATAA
This genomic interval from Desulfurella sp. contains the following:
- a CDS encoding RNA-binding S4 domain-containing protein, coding for MRIDLFLKQSRIVKRRTLAKQMCNDGFVFLNDSKAKAQSNVKVNDIITIYFPSKKVVYKVLGLPEKVINKSQSPLLYDILSEEFYEK
- a CDS encoding helicase-related protein, yielding SSIAPSSQTIRMRIKTLAELKSKDGNHFLVASQEALMQPTIKEESFLLNSIERNQSLNRKEFIELLVNLYYDPTSNVEDIGQYCIRGSLVDCFVPIYEKPLRIDFFGDTIDDIRMFYCYNQRTHSKIDKACITYAKEYNFAEDEYGFSLIGENVRGYLLDYKKVKELTKYCYFDERTSELSFKRTKSDDNIYDLRILKEKTIDYMNFINEFETIFASNIPTPQKLDFLIELSRSMKVVIACASDFRVDKLKNILQSKGARIVTDDEYGIYLSNGYLKKGFRTSKIAFVSFEEIFGVAVQKDQELSPQIHLVQFQKDKLIAHKNYGIGIYRGIKTLKVEDALMDFFEIEYANQDKVYVPVTNADCLFEYSGTAQIDSLNSKLWHIKKENAQKAIKKILTELVNVYAKRKILTRAPYDTDLIEIKEFEAEFEYQETQDQLQAIEDVKNDMRSNTPMERLICGDVSFGKTEVAMRACAIACFNSRQCIVISPTTILSMQHYSTFTDRFANFPVKIALLNSFTKKSDREKIKNGLEDGSIDILISTHSVYFADINFRNLGLVIIDEEQHFGVKIKEHFKQKYETVDMLYLSATPIPRTLNMAINSIFGISVIKTAPLSRKRIQTYVIKQTDKIIKEAIERELSRDGSVFFVHNRIETIHEVKDSLDKLLPEYEKHIIHSKLPKNEIKKIITDFANRKFPILISTSIIESGLDLKHVNTIIISQAQNFGLSDLYQLRGRVGRSDIEAFAYLLYDGPLSEQASMRLTTLKEYMERGVGFNIALKDLEIRGAGNVFGKDQSGNLKAIGHDLYVELIQEALSQISNENLQREVEIKFIDNMYIPDWYIDNEKTAIYTLISKAKSEEELNNIKTYIEDRYGKIPKIVLRLIEISIIKLYAKKAFVKSLIFGKKGVSVQFYIDAKIDTDKLIKQVNILKGKFLSETMVFLNIDKDNLNVLKNFLINIV
- a CDS encoding peptidyl-prolyl cis-trans isomerase, with amino-acid sequence MKKILVFITGLFFLANIARAEVIDKIVATVNDRPITTYDLKELAPFYHAKDEKQLLNEVINDYVIEDIAKKDGIVLTDQDINEFIENVAKNNKLTKDELEQKIKQEGLSYDYYKEFAKFNAYKLKVMQKIFAPTIQIDEKEIKNFYNNHPDLFNQSTVTLDIIETKSKPDIEEAMKQLKLGSSFDSVKEKYSINKNGPKQLYVADINKQLQGIIEKMQVGQISPIIESTNGYFIIKVLDKKNVNLSFDDVKDKIRNLLFEEKLNERFSSWLSGIKSSMDISTFDEN